A genomic stretch from Mya arenaria isolate MELC-2E11 chromosome 10, ASM2691426v1 includes:
- the LOC128204370 gene encoding uncharacterized protein LOC128204370, whose amino-acid sequence MLQNKRSVIQIKNNDELCCARAIITAIAQIENHPQWNSISLGRAIQGQLAETLHQKAGVPLQRCGIEEVKKFQAVLPNYQIHVLSKEHFNGIIYDGVEGGEPIYLYYHDQHFDVITKMTGFLNRSYFCESCKKGYSNKEKHYCNNPCVYCHQLHSEEEDKWTFCSKCNRNFKSDVCFKMHLKTSDAGKSTCITYFECENCDQTINMDRHKKAHVCHEVYCKTCKDFVTEDHMCYMQPVIENTSSCERNKIKKDKVASYIFFDFECTQDERLQCEQGYTKGQNGKCGNCNKSWCGSFEHRPNFCVAQKVCGKCLQNPVSPQSTCHACGKNEQVFRGTETTDTFCKWLFSEENAGATVICHNFKGYDSYPILQYLNDNAVLPKVITTGSKYMSIEVPCCNIRMIDSLNFIPMALAAMPGSFGETELAKGYFPHLFNRKENQQVILPCLPDLKYYTPDSMKPEARQAFLNWYTENKNTVFDFQKEILRYCRSDVDILRKCCLKFRSSFMDLTKKGDNKVIDPFEKCITIASACNLVFRTNFLAHESIAIIPPHGYRPEEKQSVMAYQWLAYISHQNEINIQHGRNYGEKQIGPYKVDGYYEENGDKLVLEFHGCFWHGCPKCFSKTTLNPVSNLSMGELYNRTMEKRAFIEEQGFKYECKWECDFKKEMDTNDEMKDFIHALEFVSPLEPRDAFFGGRTEAFKLYEEATADKQIKYYDVTSLYPWVNKTGKIPLGHPQIITENFQNISAYEGLIKCKVMPPKSIHIPVLPMKCNGKLMFSLCRLCTETYQQEKCLHSDTEKAFVGTWVTDEVKEAVAQGYTIEHIYEVWHFDEVSQYDPETKQGGLFTEYVNTFLKIKQEASGWPDWCVNEETKQRYIKEYYEKGGILLEYCKIVKNPGLRSLAKLMLNSFGESLDSEQISRNHPIYLTLLNSSI is encoded by the coding sequence atgctaCAAAACAAACGTAGTGTGATACAGATAAAGAACAATGACGAACTATGTTGTGCACGCGCCATTATAACAGCGATTGCGCAAATAGAGAATCATCCACAGTGGAACAGCATAAGCCTGGGTCGTGCGATACAGGGACAACTTGCAGAGACTTTGCATCAAAAGGCGGGTGTTCCATTACAAAGATGTGGCATTGAAGAAGTGAAGAAATTCCAAGCTGTATTACCCAACTATCAAATCCATGTGTTGTCAAAGGAGCACTTCAATGGTATTATATATGACGGCGTGGAAGGCGGTGAACCCATTTATCTCTATTATCACGATCAACATTTTGACGTTATCACCAAGATGACTGGATTTTTAAACCGAAGTTACTTCTGTGAAAGTTGTAAGAAGGGTTATTCTAACAAAGAGAAACATTATTGTAACAATCCATGTGTTTACTGCCACCAGTTACATTCAGAGGAAGAGGACAAATGGACATTTTGTTCCAAATGTAACAGGAATTTCAAGAGTGACgtgtgttttaaaatgcatttaaagacAAGTGATGCGGGCAAAAGTACGTGTATTACTTACTTCGAATGCGAGAATTGTGACCAAACTATTAATATGGATAGACACAAGAAAGCGCATGTGTGTCATGAAGTTTATTGCAAAACTTGCAAGGATTTTGTCACAGAAGACCACATGTGTTATATGCAGCCAGTAATAGAAAACACTTCGTCATGCGAacggaacaaaattaaaaaggaCAAGGTTgcttcatacatatttttcgATTTTGAGTGTACGCAGGACGAACGATTGCAATGTGAACAAGGATACACTAAAGGACAGAATGGCAAATGCGGGAACTGCAATAAGTCTTGGTGCGGTTCTTTTGAACACAGACCGAACTTTTGTGTCGCCCAGAAAGTATGTGGaaaatgtctgcaaaacccAGTATCACCACAGTCAACTTGCCACGCATGTGGTAAAAATGAACAAGTGTTTCGAGGAACGGAGACTACAGATACCTTTTGCAAGTGGCTGTTCTCAGAGGAAAATGCAGGAGCCACTGTCATTTGTCACAATTTTAAAGGGTATGACAGCTATCCTATTCTCCAATATCTCAATGACAATGCCGTCCTGCCGAAAGTGATTACGACCGGCTCCAAGTACATGTCGATCGAGGTACCTTGCTGTAACATTCGGATGATAGATTCCCTTAACTTCATCCCAATGGCACTTGCTGCTATGCCGGGGTCTTTTGGTGAAACAGAATTGGCCAAAGGGTACTTTCCGCATTTGTTTAATCGTAAGGAAAACCAACAAGTTATATTACCCTGCCTACCGGACCTCAAGTATTACACGCCGGACAGCATGAAGCCAGAGGCTAGACAAGCTTTCCTGAACTGGTATACCGAAAACAAAAACACCGTGTTTGACTTTCAGAAAGAAATCTTACGTTACTGCCGATCCGATGTGGACATTTTAAGAAAGTGTTGCCTGAAGTTCAGGTCTTCGTTTATGGACTTAACCAAAAAGGGGGACAATAAAGTAATAGATCCTTTTGAGAAGTGCATTACGATTGCTTCAGCATGCAATCTCGTGTTTAGGACAAACTTTCTTGCTCACGAGAGCATAGCTATTATTCCACCACACGGGTATCGACCGGAAGAAAAACAGTCTGTAATGGCTTACCAATGGTTAGCATACATCTCACaccaaaatgaaattaacattcaGCACGGTAGAAACTATGGTGAGAAACAGATAGGCCCATACAAGGTAGACGGCTATTACGAAGAAAATGGCGACAAATTAGTACTCGAGTTTCATGGGTGCTTCTGGCACGGGTGTCCAAAATGTTTTTCCAAGACAACACTTAACCCAGTCAGCAACCTAAGCATGGGTGAATTGTACAACAGAACGATGGAAAAGAGAGCATTTATTGAGGAACAGGGTTTCAAATATGAATGTAAATGGGAGTGTGATTTCAAGAAAGAAATGGATACAAATGATGAAATGAAAGACTTTATTCATGCTTTGGAATTTGTAAGCCCATTAGAACCACGAGATGCTTTCTTTGGTGGACGAACGGAAGCTTTTAAATTGTATGAAGAGGCTACCGCcgataaacaaataaagtactACGATGTTACATCACTTTACCCCTGGGTAAACAAAACGGGGAAAATACCTCTGGGACATCCACAAATTATAAcagaaaactttcaaaatatttccgCGTATGAAGGCCTCATTAAATGCAAGGTTATGCCACCTAAATCTATCCACATACCCGTCTTACCTATGAAGTGTAATGGAAAGCTGATGTTCAGTTTATGTCGCCTGTGCACTGAGACCTATCAACAAGAGAAATGTCTTCACAGTGACACTGAGAAAGCGTTCGTTGGTACGTGGGTTACCGATGAGGTAAAAGAAGCCGTGGCACAAGGATACACCATAGAACATATCTATGAAGTGTGGCACTTTGATGAGGTCTCCCAGTATGATCCAGAGACAAAACAGGGTGGCCTTTTCACCGAGTATGTAAATACATTCCTCAAAATAAAACAGGAGGCGAGTGGTTGGCCAGACTGGTGCGTGAATgaggaaacaaaacaaagatatattAAAGAGTACTACGAAAAAGGAGGCATTCTACTCGAATATTGTAAAATCGTTAAGAATCCAGGGTTGCGTTCACTAGCCAAGTTAATGCTTAATTCTTTTGGGGAAAGTTTGGACAGCGAACAAATCTCACGCAATCATCCTATATATCTGACCCTCTTGAATTCTTCGATATGA